tgggaattgaactcagctcctcatgcttgtgtggagTCTCCCTGCCCCCACGGCCACCGTTCTAGAAACCTCCATGACTGTTAGCATCTGATCTATTGTGACCTTCATCATGGCTGTCCCCTGTGACCTCgggatgtgtgtgtgcctcctaTATACTTGCCTGTCTgtcctgtatgtgtatatgtgtttcccTTCTGCACCCTCAGTACCCAACCAGAATCAAGCACAGTGGGGCTCTTAGCCAATGCTTGCAGGAGGGGCGGGGCTCTTAACAAAGCTTGCAGGAGGGGCGGGGCATAAGCACAGCATTCATTCCGCAGAGATACCTAGACACTTGTCAAAGCAGGAGCAGAGTTTGCCTGGAGTGCACAGCGGATCTTTCTTCTTAGGCACCTTACACAAAGGCTTCCACAGCCACTGGACCTGGGAAAGGGGGACGGGAGATGATCCCAGCCCACCTGAGGACCTACCCACCCAGGAGCAAGGACACCTAGTAGTGGCCCATTATCAGCTTATCGTGAACGAAGGCCAGGTCTTTAACAGACCAACTCTGTCCTTGAGCAGGAGTGAAATACGATGCAGCAGTGGAAAAGCACACGTGGAAAAGCAGCATGAGTGGGCTTCCCACGGCTTTAGCAGGAAGGAGAAGCCTGGCTAGAGTCCTCAGCCTGTATTCGATGGTGGAGGCCTAGCCAAGCTCCACAAGGAGGTGGAGGCGGGGCAGAGGGTAGTGTTCTCCGCAGCCACTGAAGGTGGCTGGCAGCGCTATTCCGTGATGCCCAGGGTCTGACAGGAGGCTGTGTTCTCTCAAATAGACATCACCAAGCTCTGTGCTCTTGGGGTTCTGCGCCCGGGTGAGTAATCTAACATCCATGTTTATGTTTAAGTTTGAAAAGGGCCAGGGACCAGGGCAGATGGTACAAGCCAGCCTGCTACTCAGGGAACGGCTACAGGAGCAACTGGAAGCATAGGtctgcctgggttacagagtgagttcaaggccagactgagcaTCTTAGGGAGCTCCTGTGTCAAAATTgtaaacaagggctggagagatggctcagcggttaagagcaccgactgatcttcctgaggtcctgagttcaaatcgcagcaaccacatgttggctcacaaccatctgtaatgggatctgatgccctcttctggtgtgtctgaagacagctacagtgtgctcatataaataaaaataaataaaatcttttttaaaaatgtaaacaagtaaaaaacaaaaagcaaacaaacaaacaaacaaaaaacagaaaaacaaaaaacaaaaaacgagggTTGGGGATATAGGTCCGGGTGGAGCGTGCCGAGTCCTGCGAGCAATTCTCAGTATCGAAAGAGGAGTGGGGATCTTGGTGCTGAGTCTAGAGTTTTCTCAGAAGAGCATGTGACAAGATGACTACTGGGTGCACAGAGGGCGGAGGCCAGGGGCAAGTTCTAGGGACCTTCTTCCGCTGCAGATGTGCCATGCTCCGGCTTCCGCTTCCGCTTCCTTGTCGCGCTTCCTTGTCGCCTGTGACCTGGCAACCGGTCTCCCAGCAACGGGACTACAATACAACTAAGGACGCAGAGTCTAAGGCAGGAGCACAGAGTCTAAGGCAGGAGTTTGGGTTTGCGGAGACCGCGGGAGCCATGGCGCAGAAACCGCTCAGCACCACGGCCGCAGAGCGCATGAACCTTGTGGCCCAGGACGAGATCTGGTAAGGCCCATTGGGCTGGGTCCTTCTCACAAGGCACGTATACACCATggtggcctcagtttccccaccaagACCAGAAGACAGTCGACTCCTGGGAGTAACAAGAGTGCTCTAAAGATAATCAGGGTCACAGTGTCACGTTAGGGACACAGGAATACCTCAGTcttcccaccctcccctcctgcccACAGCGGAGACTGGAAGAATtctaatagaaaatttaaaaagaagaaacaaaattaaaatactaatttttgaCAACCTCGAAGGAGAGACGATTTGCCCTTTCTTGATTTTCCCTGATTCTTTTAAATGAGAAGGAAGTTTAATTTTACAAGATCCAGGgcaggagccaggtgtggtggcccacgcctttaatcccagcacttaggaggcagaggcaggaggatttctgagttcggggccagcctggtctacaaagtgagttccaggacagccagggctatacagagaatcactgtctcgaaaaaaaaaatcaaaacaaatcaaaacaaaacaaaagacccaggGCAGTAGCACACAGGTCTCGGGGTTTGCAGAGACCTGGGAAGCCATGGCGGCAGCGCGGAgctgcagagacaggtggatctctgtgaattcaaggccagagaaGTCTACACggtaagacctgtctcaaacagcaacagcagcagcagcaacaacaacaaatccattCCCTGAAAGACTTGTCTCCATCAGGCATCTACAATGGATATTTTTGAGTGCTAAATAGTATTCCGTTATTTGGCATTTTAACCATTATAGTCTAATTTAAACCTTAGATGCAAGAAacatctgtccctccctccctccttccttccctccctccctccctccttccttcctttcctccttcctctcctccctccctccctccttcctcccctccctccttcctcccctccctcccctccctcccctccgtCAGTCAGCACTGGGTATGAATCTGGAGCCTCAAGAATGCTGGGCATGTTCTCTGACACCTTGAGTCTCACTCCAGCTTTCTTTATCTTGCTTTTAATCTTGAGTAACCCAAGCCGGCCTAAACTCATTCCCCaacagttcaggctggcctcaaactcaccactCTCCTGCTGCAGCTCCCTGATACCTAGGATGGCAGGCTCCTGCCTTACCTCCTCACTTAAGCTCCCTAGTAACTGTCTCTGTgacttttttcatcttttttgacACCTGTGTGGTTGGCTGAGGGTGGAGACGGATGAAGAGCCGGCTTTATATTGGAACTGCTACATTGGGTTTGTTTTATAGAAAACTGTATAATTCTCGTAAGTGGAAAAGGGTCATTTCCCACAAACTGTACAATCTCAGtgttttaaatgttcattatCACCCAtgaaccaccacacacaccccacccccccaggagGAAACAGtatcctttcttccccactccAGACAAACTCCTACATATCCTTCAAGACCCAAGTCAAAAAGCCCCTCCTGGATGAACAGGCCCTCTTGAGCCTCCAAACTCTGATTTCCAGTACGCAACATGGTTCCTGAGCATTGGAAGTGAACGAGGTCAAACCTTGGATTAGCTGGGGATAAAAAATTGACAAATTTCAAAGATTCACACCAAAAAAAAGCAACATGAAAATTAATGCCTGTTGGCTATTTTTACTTCTGCTGTGATGTGGGCATGGGGAATTTTACAGCTACTTCTGCAGCTCCCAATGAGTTCATGTTAGCTACATCCATGTGAGAATTAGATTCTGGGGCTGGAGCAACGGTTcagcagcctgtgtgtgtgtgtgtgtgtgtgtgtgtgtgtgtgtgtgtgtgtgttcacagcgaAAGCCCTGGGAAAGCTGAGCTGTCTggtcctctggcctgcacacgcatgcacacactcaggcacagaACGTACACGGGCGCGCAGGGAAACAGACTCCACGGCTGGGAGAGGGCTCAGCCTGGAAAGTGTTTGCACACAAgaatgaagacctgagtctgacTCCAGAGCCCATGTAGAAAGCCTGGTGTGCGGTGAGCGCTTACAATCCCAGGGTTTGGGAGGGAACGGGCAGGTCCCTGGAACTTTGTGCCTGGGCCAGTGTAGCCTGATCAGTGAGCCATGGTCCTCCTGAGAGGTCCTATCTCCAAGACTAGAGGGCTTCTGAGGAATGGCAATTGTGCTGGCCAGTCTGATGTCAACCTGAGTAGCTGGAGAGATGtgagcctcaattgagaagatgcctccataagatagACTGCAGGCAGACCTATAGAGcatattcttaattagtgattgacagcggagggcccagcccattatgagAGGTGccctggtctggtggtcctgagttttataaggaagcaggctgaggaagccatggaggaacagtccaggaagcagcacccctcttaagacctctgcatcagctcctgctccaggttcccgccctgtaggcccctctcctgacttcctcccATGATCAACAGTgatgtggatgtgtaagccaaatacaccctttcctccccaacttgatttttggttatggtgtttcatcataggaACAGACAAcgcctaactaagacagcacccAGGGTTAACCTCTGACTGTCACACAGACCCTCAcacgggaacacacacacacacacacacacacacacacacacaaataaaaaggaatagaCTTTGTTTTCCAAGCTTGGAGCCCAGGATATATAGCTTGATCAAGGCCCCCAAATctgcagagatgggggagggtgcAGATTCCGATTCCCAAATAGGAGCTTGAAGGATCAAGTCGAACTTCATGTTTACAGAACCCAACACATCGGCTCACCAGCTGCCTTTCAGCTCAGCTCACGAGtggactggagtgggtgggtagaacATTCGGGGGCACCATTTAAAGAAATTCACACTTGCTGAGTTTACCCTTGCAGGAACCCAGGGCCACATGTCTTTTCAAGTTCCCTGCCCCATCCCATGGGTACTTCTCTGCCTCATGATCCCTGTAGCCTCTGGATACAGAACAGGAGAGTTCACATTCAGACGCCCCTCTAGCAGCCACCCCAGTCCACCCTGATCCCCACACCACATCCTCTGTACCATCGCTTCCCACCACTGCCTCCTCTCTTGCTTATAAGTTAAGAGAGGCTCCGTCAAGGGCATTGAAGTCGCTTTTGTTCCAGCCCCACCCACACCACCTGCAGATCTGCTAGCCAGTCAGTGTGCAGAACACATAAGCATGCTCTCAGGAGTTTACATGGGGCCTTTCTGAGGGCACCACCTCCTActaactgtttctctctctctctctctctctctctctctctctctctctctctctctcaggaaatATCGCCTGAGGGCCGAAAGTGAAGCCCAGCAAAACTGGCCAGCCAAGTGGGGCTATTTAACAACTTCCATGAAAGAGGTAACTAAGACGTTCATTGGggtctctttcccctcccctgtctccaggCTGTAACCAGTCATGTCAGGAAATAGATGGCTACCATCTGACACTCAGCAAGAATGAACTGAGAGAAGCCGAGGAGATTACTTTGTGGGTGAGATCCATGCAACAGgacacctgatgtcctcttctggcatgggCGGGCACAGGTACACGCATGCATACATAAGCACATGCacctatgtacatacacatgcacacatggacacacacatacacatacatagtacacacacacgcacactgtacacatgcacactcacacacatggacacatatacagtgcacacacacacatgcacacataagcacatacacacatggacacatgtacaatgtacacatgcacagtgctcgagcacaaacacacacacacacacacacacacacacacattaagtaGCTTTGTTTCTGCTCCCCTAAATCCAAAGGTTCCTTCCTTTGAGTCATCGCAGAACACTCTCAAGACATGAGGTTCGTGCCAGGCACATCCTCTGAACCAGCTCTGTGGCTTGCACAGCAGCCAGGTGCACGGGGCTGCCGCTGCATGCCCATCTTTAATAAAGAAACCACTGAGTACAAAGAACAGTGGCCAGCCACAAGACTGGCTAAGGGGATGCTAAGGTGAGTAGCCAGCCGACCTCAGGCTCACTTCGAGGCAGCCTGGCTCCCTTCTGTGATGTGAGGTGGTAGCTCTCACCTAACTGACTGAGGGCAGATGTGGAACAGAGGTATGGGGGACCCTCTGCAGGCCTAGCGACAAAGGGTCCTGGAAGGAGTAACTGAGACAGTGTCCTCCCTCCCAGGTGTTCCCTAAAGTGTGGGTCACACATCCAGGTGTCTATAAGGGGCTAGACAGATGACAGAATCCGAAGGGGCAAGTGTCACAAATAGGGACTGGTGGGGACATGGGCAGAGAGACAACTCAGCAGTAACAGTTTCCAGTTGTCCAGGACTCCCAGTGTTCCCACAAAGCCTACGTCTAGAGTAAGCCGGTCCTATTTATAAAGAGCACTATCTAGACACTCATAATACCTACAGGGCTTCCAGGGGTGGCCTGTTTGGGACATAACTACCTCTAGCTAGATACCACATGCAGGGAAGCTGTGACCAGAACTGCACAGTTCTGAAGATTATAGCTCACAGCAGTGGGAGCCCCACCCGCAGCTCACCCAAGGCACGACTTGGAAATTATGTCATTTGTAAtgaggttttgaaaaaaattcctaGACAGTTATACGGTTTGAAATTCGATGCATAAAGTAAGGGCCTTAATAATGTACTGTTCGCAAGTGATCTGATATTAATATTCCTTGTGTGTAATTAAATTGGGTTTCCAGGGAGTTTTAAATGGCTTTAAATTATCCCAGAGTGTGGGGCGTTCCTTTCTGGTTGGAAAGCCCGGCCTTGGAACTGGCATGGATATTTTTTAGTTTAAATTCTTGACCAGGGAAGTCTTCTCTGGTCCCACGGTAGGAGTGCTGGTTCCTGGGCTGCAAGTCTAGCAGAAGGACCTCATCAAGGGCTGCTCGGGGCTAACTCAGCAGCTCAGATCCCACTTCCACTGCCTTATGCTTGTCCCGGGACCAGGAGCGCCTCTGCACGGGGCCCCACTGGTACCGTCTATCACATGTGACTTCTGGGATGAATGAACAAACCATGTCCTAGCCTTGGCCTGAAGTTCTGGTCTCTGGGGTTCTGTTTCAGCTGCTTGAGGGTGAAGAGGGGCCACAAACCCCAAAGACCAAGATTGAGCTGCCTAGCCACTTCTATGTTCGTCCAGTGAGCCCCATGGATAAACACATCAAGGTTTGCAAAACCCTTTTTACACCACTTTCTGAGAGAAAATAAGTCCCACTGCAGACTGTGTTCCCTCCAGCAGCCAGAGGTGAGGGCCTGACTATGCCAGAAAGGCAAAAGAGACCCGGAAGTAGTCTGGGAACCTCCCTGGTAAGCACATGAGGGTCATGTGTgagtgcgcgtgtgcgtgtgtgcgcaaaacacacacacacacacacacacacacacacacggatgcacatactcacacatacatgcacatataaacacaaacattccTGCAAACACATGCAAGTATAAAAGTGTGCACACAactatgcatgtgcacatataaacacacacaggcacacgcatgTTCATACAgatattcacacatatgtacacacacattaccAGACCAGGTAAGCAGGTGAGTCTCAGATTCTCAATGAGATCTGAACCTGAGTTTTGCTGTACTGTTAAGCTCCTCCGTTGTCTTGGATGAGTGGCCTGGATCCCTGTGTCTCCACTTCCACCCTGGTCACTGTATCTCAGGGTTACCAAAGCACCTGCCTTAGAGACCTGGGTTCTGTGCTCGAATGACTGGGGGCAGGAACCAGCATTTCTCAGATTTCTGAAGAATAGCTCTCTTCTCTTTGGGAGGCCAATACTGGGTGCTGGGGGGAGCAGTCAGAGGCGAGCAAGAAGAAGATCCTCAGTCAACAGAAAAGTCAGGCACTGCACGGGGCAGGCAGTGCTCCAAAGGGTTGCAAGAGCCATGGGCAGGCTCCTCGGCCAGCCCATCTGTCTCAACCAGTTAGCTACAGAGTCAGTGAGACGACGTAGGGAACCACCGAGGAAGACACACGCCGTGCCAGCTGGTTTCctatcaacctgacacaagctcgGGTCATTTGAGAAGGGGGAtgctcaactgagaaaattctcCCCTAAGATTTGTCGGTGGGCAAGTCTGAGTGTATTTTCCAAATTATGGGTTGATGTGGGCAGGGGTGCTACCTGGAGGCATGTGGCCTGGGAcgtgtaagaaagcaggccgagcaagccacaAGCAGCAGgccggtaagcagcacccctcccctgggccctgcatcagctcctgcctccaggcccctgccctgacttctctggatGATGGGCTATAAGCTATAAGATGAAAGGCACCCTTTTCTTCCTAGCTTGTTCTTGGTCATGAGGTTTTATtagaggaatagaaaccccaactaaggcatttgtcaacctgacacagcctaCAGTCAACTGAGGAACTGCCCGGACCCCATtagcatacagacatacatggtgGGGGAGTGTTCTGGACTGTCAATTGATGTTAGACgcttcagcccactgtgggcagcaccatccctaggctaGTGGCCCTGGGCTTATAACACAGCCACCTAAACATGACCCTGTGAGTGAGCTAGAGAATGAGCTGgcaagcaacatccctccatggtctctgcctcagcacCCTGCCCTGACTTGCTCTAGTGATGAGCTGTCACTTGGAAGTAGAAGTCAAATgcaccctttcttccccaggatgcttttggtcagagtgttaccacagaaacagaaaagaaacctcGTGAACACCCCAAAGCTAAactctaacctacacacacacacacatacacacacacacacaaaaatatgtacacacatacacatatgtgcactcacctcacacatgaataaaaacatacacacatgcacatacacacatttgcacacaaacacacacacacacacacacacacacacacacgcacctcaAACTCTGGCTGGTGGAAAGTGGTTATTTCATCACACACTGCTTAATACTGGCTTCTCTGGCTTATCCATGCTAAGCTTCATTGGCACCCTAGGCACCCTGTGGCATGTGTGGTCATTTGCCTTACAATGAGATTCTTGTCTTCCTCCTATCAGCACTTGGGCAGGACGGAGTCTTCCCTTTGACTAACTCCTTACATTTCTTCTTCAGATTCTCCCATCGCCCCCAGTCCCAAAGACCACCCAGGGCTTCATCGGATGGCGATCTGGGGTGCCAGCCCTGTACTGCTTGGAGAAGTACTCAGAGGTTTGCAGCTGCAAAGGGGCTTATGCCCGAGAGCTATGCTGGCCTGAGCAAGGTGTGCATTGAGCAGCACGGTCCTCTGCCTCAGACAGGGTGTATGCTGTGCCTGGGTGTGCATCCCTGGTGCTCTGAAGAGCAACAGTTTGCTGTAGGCATTGCCATTTGTTGGTGTTTCTGGCATTCTTGGCTAACTTAAGGTAATATAGAAACCCTggcttatttgcttgtttggatgtttgttgattctgtgggaATTCCTAATTGTGACTTCGAAAAGCAATACTGACTAAACTCTAGGCATACTTGCCTATG
The DNA window shown above is from Mus pahari chromosome 3, PAHARI_EIJ_v1.1, whole genome shotgun sequence and carries:
- the C3H20orf85 gene encoding uncharacterized protein C20orf85 homolog, yielding MAQKPLSTTAAERMNLVAQDEIWKYRLRAESEAQQNWPAKWGYLTTSMKELLEGEEGPQTPKTKIELPSHFYVRPVSPMDKHIKILPSPPVPKTTQGFIGWRSGVPALYCLEKYSEVCSCKGAYARELCWPEQGVH